One Candidatus Paceibacterota bacterium genomic window carries:
- the gnd gene encoding decarboxylating 6-phosphogluconate dehydrogenase: MKLGYIGLGKMGMNMVLRLHEKKQDVIAYNRSPEPRLEGKKAGLRVADSYEALLAELPTPRTVWVMVPNNVVDSVISEFIGFLEKGDTIIDGGNSFYKDSMRRAKDLASKEIHFLDIGTSGGPKGAREGACLMIGGEEEVFKKHEDLFKDIAAPEAYAYLGKAGAGHFTKMVHNGIEYGMMQSLAEGFAILEKSEFDLDLLKVTEIYNHHSVIESRLVGWLSDAYRKFGKNLAEVSGTVSHTGEGEWTVNAGKELGIPAKVIEDSFKFRVESGTTPSYIGKILSALRNQFGGHSIENPSSTAKLTTGQVKNNH, translated from the coding sequence ATGAAACTCGGATATATCGGACTTGGAAAAATGGGAATGAATATGGTTTTACGCCTGCACGAGAAGAAACAGGACGTTATTGCGTATAATCGAAGTCCAGAACCTCGTCTTGAGGGCAAAAAGGCTGGTTTACGCGTAGCCGACTCGTATGAAGCGCTTCTTGCCGAACTTCCTACTCCTCGCACTGTTTGGGTCATGGTTCCGAATAACGTTGTCGATTCTGTCATTTCCGAATTTATCGGGTTTCTCGAAAAGGGCGATACGATTATTGATGGCGGAAATTCTTTTTATAAAGATTCGATGCGAAGAGCGAAAGATCTCGCTTCGAAAGAGATTCATTTTCTTGATATTGGAACATCAGGCGGGCCAAAAGGAGCCCGCGAAGGAGCTTGCCTTATGATCGGCGGGGAGGAAGAAGTATTTAAAAAACATGAAGATTTATTCAAAGATATTGCTGCACCGGAAGCCTATGCATATTTAGGAAAAGCGGGAGCAGGGCATTTTACAAAAATGGTGCATAACGGAATCGAATACGGCATGATGCAATCGCTTGCGGAAGGTTTTGCAATTCTTGAAAAATCAGAATTTGATCTCGATCTTTTGAAGGTGACTGAAATCTATAATCATCACTCTGTCATCGAATCACGTCTTGTCGGCTGGCTTTCAGATGCGTATAGAAAATTCGGGAAAAACTTGGCTGAAGTTTCCGGCACTGTCTCTCATACCGGAGAAGGTGAGTGGACGGTAAATGCAGGGAAAGAATTAGGAATTCCTGCGAAAGTGATTGAAGACTCATTCAAATTCCGAGTTGAATCTGGAACTACACCGAGCTATATTGGTAAAATTCTTTCAGCGCTCCGAAACCAATTCGGCGGGCATTCGATAGAAAACCCCAGTAGTACAGCGAAGCTGACTACGGGGCAGGTAAAAAATAATCATTAA
- a CDS encoding endo-1,4-beta-xylanase, which yields MRRLLKYLFWIILALVLIFVFLSFRAVPEKITYGVSFSTLHALELGLDWKAVYEAMLQDLQVKNLRLSAYWQDIEPKDGVFDYSNMDFQMSEAKRAGASVIFSVGRRLPVWPECHAPEWEWSLDKETGERKLLEYIEKTVNRYKNYGNITYWQVENEPFFTIYAKEWCKPFDESFLKKEIELVKKLDPAHPVLLTDSGELGTWWGAKRDGDVFGSSLYLYAWNQTFGQFRYPITPAYYRIRQNIADLVFGKKKNILSELSLEPWLLTPIKDAPIDLQLSRMDIAKFNSIITFAKTTSFGEQYLWGVEWWYYMKQNGHPEFWDAAKVIFK from the coding sequence ATGAGACGTTTATTAAAATATCTCTTTTGGATTATTTTAGCTCTCGTATTGATTTTCGTATTTCTCTCTTTTCGTGCTGTGCCAGAAAAAATTACCTACGGTGTTTCTTTTAGCACGCTTCATGCGCTTGAGCTCGGCTTAGACTGGAAAGCGGTCTACGAGGCAATGCTCCAGGATCTGCAAGTAAAAAATCTGCGGTTGTCTGCGTATTGGCAGGATATCGAACCGAAAGACGGTGTTTTTGATTATTCAAATATGGATTTCCAAATGAGCGAAGCAAAACGCGCAGGAGCGTCTGTTATTTTTTCGGTTGGTCGCAGGCTTCCTGTCTGGCCGGAGTGTCATGCGCCAGAGTGGGAATGGTCTTTGGATAAAGAAACGGGGGAGAGGAAACTCTTGGAATACATTGAAAAAACCGTTAATCGTTATAAAAATTACGGCAACATTACCTATTGGCAGGTTGAGAATGAACCCTTCTTTACTATCTACGCCAAAGAATGGTGCAAGCCGTTTGACGAATCTTTTTTGAAGAAAGAGATCGAACTGGTCAAAAAACTTGATCCCGCTCATCCTGTGCTTTTGACGGATAGCGGAGAGCTCGGGACGTGGTGGGGCGCCAAACGAGATGGTGATGTCTTTGGCTCGAGTTTATACCTCTATGCCTGGAATCAGACGTTCGGGCAATTCAGATATCCAATTACCCCGGCATACTATCGGATAAGGCAAAATATTGCGGACCTTGTTTTTGGCAAGAAGAAAAATATTTTAAGCGAACTTTCCCTCGAGCCGTGGCTTTTAACGCCGATAAAAGATGCCCCAATTGACCTTCAGCTTTCACGAATGGACATCGCCAAATTTAATTCAATTATTACTTTTGCAAAAACTACGAGCTTCGGCGAGCAATATCTCTGGGGAGTAGAATGGTGGTACTACATGAAGCAAAACGGCCATCCTGAATTTTGGGATGCTGCGAAGGTGATTTTTAAATGA
- a CDS encoding bifunctional phosphoglucose/phosphomannose isomerase — protein sequence MDKAIRDFAKQFAWKPKIEDEDKLQVFGQVVVGGMGGSHLSADLLSALDVEIPITIHRNYGLPFYTEAQRSETLYIASSYSGNTEETIDFAKTAFDKGLNLAVIAVGGKLIQFAEKNDIPRIVLPDTGIQPRSALGFSLLALVTLLGNKKLLKELNTLATKLDPKALETKGKELAKKLSGSVPVIYASDKNMSVAYNWKIKLNETGKIPSFCNVFPELNHNEMTGFDRAGKTKSLSEKFVFLFLSDDADHPQNRKRFKVTKKLYEDRGIVVYEYPLSGATRSEKVFSSLLLADWTAYHTAMLYGVEAEQVPMVEEFKKLIS from the coding sequence ATGGACAAAGCAATTCGAGATTTTGCAAAACAGTTTGCTTGGAAGCCAAAGATAGAGGATGAGGATAAATTACAGGTGTTTGGACAGGTAGTAGTAGGGGGAATGGGAGGTTCGCATCTTTCGGCGGATCTTTTATCTGCGCTCGATGTTGAAATTCCCATAACGATTCATAGAAATTATGGATTGCCTTTTTATACTGAAGCTCAAAGAAGCGAGACTCTCTATATTGCATCTTCCTATTCTGGAAACACAGAAGAAACAATTGATTTCGCAAAGACCGCCTTCGACAAGGGTTTGAATCTTGCGGTCATAGCTGTCGGGGGAAAGCTCATCCAATTTGCTGAGAAAAATGATATTCCGAGAATTGTTTTGCCGGACACTGGAATTCAACCAAGAAGCGCTCTTGGTTTTTCTTTGCTTGCTCTCGTCACGCTTTTGGGGAATAAAAAATTGCTCAAAGAACTCAATACTCTCGCGACAAAGCTTGATCCGAAGGCTCTCGAAACAAAAGGGAAAGAGTTAGCGAAAAAACTTTCTGGGTCAGTGCCTGTTATTTATGCCTCTGACAAGAATATGTCCGTTGCTTACAACTGGAAAATAAAACTCAACGAAACGGGTAAAATACCCTCATTTTGCAACGTTTTTCCGGAATTGAATCATAATGAGATGACAGGATTTGATCGAGCGGGAAAGACGAAATCGCTCTCTGAAAAATTCGTCTTTCTCTTTTTGTCTGATGATGCTGACCATCCGCAAAACCGCAAGCGATTTAAGGTCACAAAAAAACTGTATGAAGACCGCGGAATTGTTGTATATGAATATCCGCTTTCCGGTGCGACGAGAAGCGAGAAAGTTTTCAGTTCGCTTTTACTTGCCGATTGGACCGCATATCACACGGCAATGTTGTATGGAGTAGAAGCGGAACAGGTCCCGATGGTAGAAGAATTTAAAAAGCTCATCTCATAA
- a CDS encoding EamA family transporter: MAYLWILLVVCAELLNALVVLFDKYLVTKKFPHSVVYAFFVGALSSIVLVLIPTGKIFFPSTKITILALLSGVTYIQAIVYLYKALRRVKDPADVVPVVGAAIAISTFIFSFFILKESLPSSFLLSSFFLILGTLLTSHFSFKPKIFFYIFASGLALGLSSVFVKIVLADTTFINGFFWSRIGNVFGALTLFFWPNNLRLIKEGFRQSSSGTKAMVVLGKVLAGVAAVLILYTIKLSSASLVNALVGLQYVFLLLFGFLFGKRFSEFVYSPKYSYEIFHKVISVSFIVAGFMLLFIH; encoded by the coding sequence ATGGCTTATCTCTGGATTCTTTTAGTCGTTTGTGCGGAGCTCTTGAACGCTCTCGTCGTCCTCTTCGATAAGTATTTGGTGACGAAGAAATTTCCTCATTCAGTTGTCTACGCTTTTTTTGTCGGCGCACTCTCGTCCATCGTGCTTGTTCTTATCCCCACTGGAAAGATCTTTTTTCCAAGCACGAAAATTACTATTCTCGCTCTTCTTTCCGGCGTCACCTATATCCAGGCGATCGTGTATCTGTACAAGGCTCTTCGGCGCGTCAAAGATCCTGCGGATGTGGTGCCCGTAGTCGGCGCGGCGATAGCGATCTCGACTTTTATTTTTTCTTTTTTCATTCTGAAAGAAAGTTTGCCGAGCTCATTTCTTCTTTCTTCCTTCTTCCTCATCCTCGGGACGCTTCTCACTTCGCATTTTAGTTTCAAGCCGAAGATCTTTTTTTATATTTTCGCTTCCGGCCTCGCTCTCGGGCTTTCGTCTGTGTTTGTAAAAATAGTGCTTGCCGATACCACTTTCATCAATGGGTTTTTCTGGTCGCGTATTGGCAATGTTTTCGGAGCACTCACTCTTTTCTTCTGGCCGAACAATCTCCGGCTTATAAAAGAAGGATTCAGGCAGTCGAGTTCCGGAACGAAAGCCATGGTGGTGCTCGGCAAAGTGCTTGCTGGAGTGGCTGCTGTTCTTATTCTCTACACTATCAAGCTCTCGAGTGCATCTCTCGTGAACGCTCTTGTGGGGCTTCAATATGTCTTTCTGCTTCTTTTTGGATTTTTATTTGGGAAGAGATTTTCGGAATTCGTATACAGTCCGAAGTATTCATACGAAATATTTCATAAAGTCATATCGGTGTCTTTTATTGTTGCCGGTTTTATGCTCCTTTTTATCCACTAG
- a CDS encoding ROK family protein: MYIVFDIGGTKMRIAGSKDGKTLLEPVVVDTPQDFSKMGDLFRGAVEKISQGEKILAVAGGMPGTFDERHERLMVCKHLQGWVSKPLHETIADITKSFVFIENDTAMVGLGEATEGAGRGFPIVTYITVSTGVGGCRIVEGKIDKAHFNFEPGYQIIDYVNNKSLGELIDGVAVQEKYGKHPGEITDPKVWEGVEKIAAVGVHNALLFWSPDVVVIGGSMVVKKVGISVENVAKHVGELLKAFPSVPAIKKAELADSGGLIGSLAYLRQKLTISK; this comes from the coding sequence ATGTATATTGTATTTGATATTGGGGGAACAAAAATGCGCATTGCTGGTTCGAAGGACGGCAAAACACTTCTCGAACCTGTTGTCGTAGATACTCCGCAGGATTTTTCTAAAATGGGAGATTTGTTTCGCGGTGCGGTAGAAAAAATCTCTCAGGGAGAAAAAATCTTAGCTGTGGCTGGCGGCATGCCTGGAACTTTCGATGAAAGGCATGAACGACTCATGGTCTGCAAGCATCTCCAAGGTTGGGTTAGCAAGCCCCTCCATGAGACTATCGCCGATATCACAAAATCTTTTGTTTTTATTGAAAATGATACCGCTATGGTTGGTCTTGGTGAAGCGACGGAGGGGGCGGGGAGAGGATTTCCTATTGTAACCTACATAACCGTATCGACTGGTGTTGGGGGGTGCCGGATTGTTGAAGGAAAGATTGACAAGGCTCATTTTAATTTTGAACCTGGCTATCAAATTATTGATTACGTGAATAATAAATCTCTTGGAGAGCTGATCGACGGCGTGGCCGTACAGGAAAAATATGGCAAGCATCCAGGCGAGATTACAGATCCTAAAGTGTGGGAGGGTGTTGAAAAAATCGCGGCTGTCGGTGTTCATAATGCACTTCTCTTCTGGTCACCAGATGTCGTTGTTATCGGAGGGAGCATGGTGGTAAAGAAAGTGGGCATATCGGTGGAGAATGTCGCGAAACATGTCGGAGAGCTCCTCAAAGCTTTTCCATCTGTACCGGCTATAAAAAAAGCGGAGCTTGCCGATTCGGGGGGTCTTATCGGATCACTTGCGTATCTTCGCCAAAAGCTTACAATTTCGAAATGA